In one window of Syntrophorhabdaceae bacterium DNA:
- the kdsB gene encoding 3-deoxy-manno-octulosonate cytidylyltransferase — protein sequence MKKVVVIPARFGSTRLPGKPLRKIGPKPLIQWVYEKALSSDADRVIVATDDSRIEEACRSFGAEVAMTSPDLRSGTDRVYAALEGKEGDLVVNLQGDEPFIEPQMVNALFTKMEQENLDMATLCTPISEEEYMNPNMVKVVLDANSFALYFSRSPIPYLRGRKDIPLWGHIGIYAFSRHFLHKFISMEKSLLEETESLEQLRVLEQGYKIKVIPVEYKGFGIDTEEDLARAGKAVEALERESV from the coding sequence GTGAAAAAGGTCGTGGTCATACCCGCCCGATTCGGCTCCACCCGGCTCCCCGGCAAACCTCTACGAAAGATAGGCCCGAAGCCCCTTATCCAATGGGTATATGAAAAGGCCCTTTCCTCCGATGCCGACCGTGTAATCGTCGCCACCGACGACTCCCGCATCGAAGAGGCATGTCGCTCTTTCGGAGCAGAGGTCGCAATGACGAGCCCGGACCTCAGGTCAGGCACGGACAGGGTGTATGCCGCCTTAGAGGGCAAAGAGGGCGACCTTGTCGTCAACCTTCAGGGCGACGAGCCCTTCATCGAACCCCAAATGGTGAACGCCCTCTTTACAAAAATGGAGCAGGAAAACCTCGACATGGCCACCCTGTGCACCCCTATCTCCGAAGAAGAGTACATGAACCCCAATATGGTCAAGGTGGTCCTCGACGCGAACAGCTTCGCCCTCTACTTCTCCCGCTCTCCAATTCCCTATCTGCGAGGGAGAAAAGATATCCCCCTGTGGGGCCACATAGGCATCTATGCCTTCTCCCGCCATTTTCTCCACAAATTCATTTCAATGGAAAAAAGCCTCCTCGAAGAAACCGAATCCCTCGAACAACTCCGCGTTCTGGAACAGGGCTATAAGATCAAGGTAATCCCCGTCGAATATAAAGGTTTCGGCATAGACACCGAAGAGGACCTGGCGAGGGCGGGAAAGGCGGTTGAGGCGTTAGAGCGTGAAAGCGTGTGA
- a CDS encoding isoprenylcysteine carboxylmethyltransferase family protein, with the protein MNKIRMAFIAMASGLAYLGLAIWGGGGFGAFFSHTSLVVLAIITILLSGASLFSKGNLSSGEREDRRNRWVIAALGLIGLLAGYVPAYTDLKEFWVMDGELVRWTGVILFALGGLLRLWPVFVLGSRFSGLVSIQPGHMLVTSGVYRVIRHPSYLGLIINMVGWALAFRSVIGILLCALTIPVLLARIRAEERLLLGQFGDEYESYCSRTWRLIPWVY; encoded by the coding sequence ATGAACAAGATCAGAATGGCATTCATCGCAATGGCAAGTGGCCTCGCCTACCTCGGCCTTGCAATTTGGGGCGGGGGAGGGTTTGGCGCGTTCTTTTCCCATACGTCCCTGGTTGTCCTTGCCATTATAACCATCCTATTGTCCGGCGCATCGCTTTTCAGCAAGGGCAATCTAAGTTCCGGCGAGCGTGAGGATCGACGCAACCGATGGGTCATCGCGGCCCTTGGTCTTATCGGGCTCCTTGCCGGCTATGTCCCGGCTTATACGGACCTGAAAGAGTTCTGGGTTATGGACGGAGAATTAGTTCGCTGGACCGGGGTCATTCTTTTCGCCCTGGGCGGCCTGCTCCGACTGTGGCCCGTCTTTGTGCTGGGCAGCCGCTTCAGCGGACTGGTCTCCATTCAGCCCGGGCATATGCTGGTGACGAGCGGTGTGTACCGCGTCATCCGTCACCCCAGTTATCTGGGGCTGATCATCAATATGGTTGGTTGGGCCCTTGCCTTCCGCTCGGTTATCGGCATCCTTCTTTGCGCACTCACTATTCCGGTGCTCCTGGCGCGCATCCGCGCCGAGGAGAGGTTGCTTCTCGGACAATTCGGCGATGAATACGAAAGCTATTGTTCCCGCACGTGGCGGCTGATTCCCTGGGTCTACTGA
- a CDS encoding PxxKW family cysteine-rich protein — protein MVCVTLKPGTECLFMKKAGCSYSGGKCFTIVESCEGCTRIVVFETGKYCSSFPAPSQKWQKGACSMSSHVKKGKAVEEQKINPLKASKRAAGKK, from the coding sequence ATGGTATGTGTAACGTTAAAACCGGGTACAGAGTGCCTTTTCATGAAGAAGGCAGGATGTTCTTACTCCGGAGGAAAATGTTTTACAATCGTGGAGAGCTGTGAGGGCTGCACGAGGATCGTTGTATTCGAGACAGGAAAGTACTGTTCCAGCTTTCCCGCGCCTTCACAAAAATGGCAGAAGGGTGCGTGCTCCATGTCGTCCCACGTGAAGAAGGGGAAGGCGGTGGAAGAGCAGAAGATCAATCCGCTCAAAGCTTCGAAAAGAGCTGCCGGAAAAAAGTAG